The Flavobacteriales bacterium genome includes a window with the following:
- the pheT gene encoding phenylalanine--tRNA ligase subunit beta has translation MKIGYNWLSQYIDIQMPIDKIGEILTDIGLEVEGIEQMGGSQTDFSKVLVGEVVSCSQHPNADKLKCCKVHVGAEEQLSIVCGAPNVAEGQKVMVAVHGAVLMPTGAEKPFKIKKGKIRGEASQGMICALDELGFGNDHSGIHILDSDAVIGDSVKAYLDIDEDATIEIGLTPNRADAMSHLGVARDLKAYCELHQIPYTWKAEHLEPIQNELEKFPIEVQSDKCFRYAGLVVKNVQVAASPEWLVKALASIGISTTNNLVDISNYVMHHIGQPLHFFDADKIAGDKIIVRQAKAGEKLLTLDEREIELVEEDLVICDEQDAMCIAGVMGGIHSSVSDSTSSVFIESAYFEPVSVRKSAKRHTFHTDASFRFERGIDFKTTLDGVSWAVELIQEVCPEAEVINNLEDIVTQEVNDFQFEFSLDYCRKIIGKNLAKEQILAALKALDIKAIKKTEDLYELSVPSYRNDVTRPIDVVEDVLRLVGYNSIELPSRFQVSLEIENGVDEHKLYNDIANSLVAVGYHEAMNNSLTKQSYKGLMDEYKAEQAVDILNPLSQDLGILRQSMLMPLLENIAYNFNHKNDSIKLFEFGKTYAQYNGNYAESKILAFALSGNYRTQSWNEDKEKTQFFQLKSAIELVLAKTGLAGKLKQKELKHSAALDGIILKYKKTNIASIMIVNPKVAKACGLKKEAFYGEIYWDNLVKIIDGKIEYEAVSKYPNVKRDLALVMDEQVSFGEIKSLALEVEKNILTEVEIFDVYRGEKLETGKKSYAISFTFLDKNKTLVDKVVDKAILKIYSQLQKKFGLELRDGELKA, from the coding sequence ATGAAAATTGGTTATAATTGGCTTTCGCAATATATCGATATACAAATGCCTATCGATAAAATAGGTGAAATACTTACAGATATAGGATTAGAGGTTGAAGGAATCGAACAAATGGGAGGTTCTCAAACAGACTTTAGTAAAGTACTGGTAGGTGAAGTGGTCTCTTGTTCTCAGCACCCTAATGCTGATAAACTCAAGTGCTGTAAAGTACATGTGGGAGCAGAAGAACAATTATCTATTGTATGTGGTGCGCCTAATGTTGCCGAAGGACAAAAAGTAATGGTTGCCGTTCATGGTGCCGTTTTAATGCCAACGGGAGCCGAAAAACCTTTTAAAATCAAGAAAGGAAAAATAAGAGGAGAAGCTTCTCAAGGAATGATCTGTGCCTTAGATGAATTAGGTTTTGGAAACGATCATTCGGGAATTCATATCCTAGATTCCGATGCTGTAATTGGAGATTCTGTAAAAGCTTACCTTGACATTGATGAGGATGCCACAATCGAGATTGGGCTTACGCCAAACAGAGCCGATGCAATGTCTCATTTGGGTGTAGCACGAGATTTAAAAGCGTATTGCGAGTTGCACCAGATTCCATATACTTGGAAAGCAGAACATCTAGAGCCTATCCAAAATGAATTAGAAAAATTTCCGATAGAAGTACAATCCGACAAATGTTTCCGTTATGCGGGTCTTGTTGTAAAAAATGTACAGGTAGCGGCTTCACCAGAATGGCTAGTGAAAGCTTTAGCTTCTATTGGGATTAGTACAACCAATAATTTGGTGGATATTAGCAACTATGTCATGCATCACATTGGGCAACCTTTGCACTTTTTTGATGCCGATAAAATTGCTGGAGACAAAATAATTGTTCGTCAAGCAAAAGCAGGAGAAAAACTACTTACGCTTGATGAAAGAGAAATAGAATTAGTAGAAGAGGATTTAGTAATTTGCGATGAGCAAGATGCTATGTGTATAGCAGGAGTTATGGGTGGTATTCATTCTTCGGTTTCCGATTCTACTTCTTCTGTTTTTATAGAATCAGCCTATTTTGAGCCTGTTTCTGTAAGAAAATCAGCAAAAAGACACACATTCCATACCGATGCATCTTTTAGATTCGAAAGAGGAATCGATTTTAAAACCACACTAGATGGTGTGAGCTGGGCAGTAGAGCTTATTCAAGAAGTTTGTCCAGAAGCCGAAGTAATCAATAATCTTGAAGATATCGTTACTCAAGAAGTAAACGATTTCCAATTTGAGTTTTCATTGGATTATTGCCGAAAAATTATAGGGAAAAACCTAGCAAAAGAACAAATATTAGCCGCCTTGAAAGCATTAGATATCAAGGCAATTAAAAAGACAGAAGACCTTTATGAATTGAGTGTTCCAAGTTATCGAAATGACGTAACACGCCCAATTGATGTGGTTGAAGATGTACTAAGACTCGTTGGTTATAATTCTATTGAACTTCCTAGTCGTTTTCAAGTTTCATTGGAGATAGAAAATGGAGTAGATGAACATAAATTATACAACGATATAGCCAATTCTTTGGTAGCTGTGGGATACCACGAAGCCATGAATAATTCTCTTACAAAACAATCTTATAAAGGATTGATGGACGAATATAAAGCTGAGCAAGCTGTAGATATTCTCAATCCATTATCTCAAGATTTGGGAATATTAAGACAATCTATGCTCATGCCTTTGTTGGAAAATATTGCTTATAATTTTAATCATAAAAATGATTCTATTAAGCTTTTTGAGTTTGGAAAGACTTATGCCCAATACAATGGAAACTATGCTGAAAGTAAAATTCTAGCATTTGCATTAAGTGGGAATTATCGTACTCAGTCTTGGAATGAAGATAAAGAGAAGACACAATTTTTCCAATTAAAATCAGCGATTGAACTTGTGTTGGCGAAAACGGGATTAGCAGGGAAACTCAAGCAAAAAGAGCTCAAACATTCTGCAGCATTAGATGGAATTATCCTCAAATATAAAAAGACCAATATTGCTTCCATAATGATCGTGAACCCAAAAGTTGCTAAAGCTTGTGGACTCAAAAAAGAAGCTTTTTATGGAGAAATCTATTGGGATAATTTGGTGAAAATTATTGATGGGAAAATAGAATATGAAGCCGTAAGTAAATATCCAAATGTAAAGCGAGATCTAGCATTAGTGATGGATGAACAAGTGTCTTTTGGAGAAATCAAGTCTCTTGCGCTAGAGGTAGAAAAAAATATTCTTACTGAGGTGGAAATATTTGATGTTTACCGAGGTGAAAAATTAGAAACAGGAAAAAAATCTTATGCCATTAGTTTTACCTTCTTAGATAAAAACAAAACGCTGGTAGATAAGGTAGTAGATAAAGCCATTCTGAAAATTTATAGCCAATTACAAAAGAAATTTGGACTAGAACTAAGAGATGGAGAGTTAAAGGCTTAA
- a CDS encoding TerB family tellurite resistance protein codes for MSIYELYSSGAHKRNLGHFANIVALAVADNVITEDEQILLIRMKKRLGIKDSEYREILENPKKYPINPPVDYDGRIERLYNLTRMIVADSDISDKQVSMLHRIVIGLGFPIEREEKIVEAAFFLVEKHLELDDFIDAIKKVK; via the coding sequence ATGTCAATATACGAACTATATAGCAGTGGGGCACACAAGAGAAACCTTGGACATTTTGCCAATATTGTGGCTTTGGCTGTAGCCGATAACGTAATCACCGAAGATGAGCAAATTCTGCTTATTCGAATGAAGAAAAGATTGGGAATCAAAGATTCTGAATACAGAGAAATCCTTGAGAATCCTAAAAAATACCCAATTAATCCACCCGTGGATTATGATGGAAGAATAGAACGTTTATACAATCTTACTCGTATGATAGTAGCGGATAGTGATATTAGCGATAAGCAAGTAAGTATGCTACACAGAATCGTAATAGGACTAGGTTTCCCTATCGAAAGAGAAGAGAAAATAGTAGAAGCAGCCTTTTTCTTAGTAGAAAAGCACTTAGAACTTGATGATTTTATTGATGCAATCAAAAAGGTGAAGTAA
- a CDS encoding biotin/lipoyl-binding protein — translation MFTAKVGNKTFQINKNLDQSMSLNDQEINWDLVKTGKTGFHILKDNQSYLVDIVSINKEDKTTNIRVNGTDYQISMKDKMDLLLESMGMSSMATKKIKNFQAQMPGLILDLKVEIGQEVKEGDPLLVLEAMKMENVLKSPADLTIKNILVNQGDAVEKKQVLIEFA, via the coding sequence ATGTTCACTGCAAAAGTTGGAAATAAAACTTTCCAGATCAATAAAAACCTTGACCAAAGTATGAGTCTCAATGATCAAGAGATCAATTGGGATCTTGTAAAAACGGGAAAAACAGGTTTTCATATTCTTAAAGACAATCAGTCCTATCTTGTGGATATTGTATCCATAAATAAAGAAGATAAAACAACTAATATCCGTGTAAATGGAACGGATTATCAGATTTCTATGAAAGATAAAATGGATCTTTTGTTAGAAAGTATGGGAATGAGTTCTATGGCAACCAAGAAAATTAAGAATTTCCAAGCGCAAATGCCTGGGCTTATCTTGGATCTTAAAGTCGAAATAGGACAAGAAGTAAAGGAAGGAGATCCTTTATTGGTTCTTGAAGCCATGAAAATGGAAAATGTATTGAAAAGCCCTGCTGATTTGACCATCAAAAATATTTTGGTTAATCAAGGAGATGCTGTAGAAAAAAAGCAAGTATTAATAGAATTCGCATAA